The DNA sequence ATATAGCTGCTTTTTGTTTACCATGTAATTTGGGTTCATCTGCCATTATATCCTCCTAAGAAATTCCTAAAATATAATTTTTTAGTCTTGAAGCAACCATGTTCTAATTAATCCTGCAACTTCTTCAGGCTTTTGTTTTGCTATATTTTTTATTTGCTCTTCTTTTTCTTTTCTTTCTTGTTCTTCCACAGTTAATTGTTCTCCTAGAGCAACTTCCTCCATCTCTGGAATAAGTTCTTCTACTGCTCTTCTCTCTTTTTCTCTTAACCTCTTTTCTTCTGCTTTTTTCATTACAAAATAAATAATAACTAATGCTATAATTAATATTATACTTGCAATAACTCCAATTACAATATACTTTTGATATTTTTGTTGTGTTTCTATAACATGCTGAAATTTATCAATTGTTTTTGTATCAAATGGTATTACATCGATATTAATTTTATCTCCCCTATTATCATCAAAATTAATTGCTGCTTTTACCATATTTTGAAACTTTGTTCTTTCGTTGTCATTAAATTTTGTTTTTTTAAAATAATCTGAGTTTTCATTTAAAACAACAGATACATTTAATTTTTTTATACTTCCAAGAGATTTCTCATATTGAGAGTTTGTTTTATTCAACTCATAATTTACAGTATTATTATTTTTTGAATACTCTTTTCCATTTTTTGAGCTATCTGTCGCTACATATCCTGGTATATTAGAAGATGTCCCTGGTACACCAGAAGCATTCCCATCACCAGTACCTTTATAAATTTCATTATTTTCTTGTTTACTTCTAACTAAACCTTGTGTTGATTGTTCTCCAGATATTGTTGGAGTTGTATATTCCTCTTTGTTTGTCAATTGTTTATCAAAATCTAAAGATACGGCAACTTTTACTCTATAATTACCCGCTCCTAAAACACTTAGCAGTCCTGTAACTTTCCTCTCTAGCTCTTTTTCCATTTTATTTTGAAGTTGTAATTTTTTATCATTAAATTCACTACTGTTCTTATTTATAGTTATATTATCAGATAATATATTTCCATTACTATCTATTACTTCTACATTATCTATCGTCAATCCTTCCACAGAACTAACTGCTAAAAGCATTATCCCTTTTACATTTTCTTCAGTAAGTTTTCCTAATGGCTGTAATTGAACTAAAATAGATGCCTTTGCAGAAACTCTATCCTCTGCAAAAGGAGAATCTTCTGCCGGAGTTATATTTACAACTGCTTTTTTTACTTGTGAAAGTGCTGCTATAGTTCTTTCTAACTCACCTTTTTGAGCTCTTAAAAACATCATTTTTTTATCAAAATCAGTAGATCCTATTTTTGCTTTATCAAATATTTCAAATCCAACAGTCCCTCCAGTTGGGACTACTCCATCTTTTGCTAAATCTAATCTTAAAGAATATTTTTCTTTGGAATCCACCTCTATTGCTGTCCCACCTTGACTTATTTTATACTTAACTCCCTTTTTATCTAAATCCGCTTTTATTAAAGAGGCATCTTTTGCTGTTAATTCTGTAAAAAGAGGTTCATAATTAGTTCTAGATGACGCCATTGAAAATAAAATTGTAAAAATCATTGTAGCTACTATTGAAACTATTATTAAAATTTTTTTTATCTTGCTTAACCCTTCCCATATACTCTTTGCTTTTTCTATAATTTTTTTTATAGTCTCATCCATAACCTATATATCCCCTTTTGTTTTTATATCTCATAAATTTATAAATTATACCTGCATTCTGCTAAATTCTTGATATGCATCTAACAGTTTATTTCTAACTTCTATTACAAAAGACATAGCTATCTCTGCTTTCTGTCCAGCAACCATTACCTCTTGGATATTATCTATTTTTCCTGATACAAAATTTTGTGTTTTTAAATTTGCATCTTTTTGTAAGTTATTTGCATCTTCTACTATTCCTTTTAAAACATTAGAAAAACTTGTTTCTGCTTCTTGTTTATTTTTTTTATTTGAAATATCACCCAAAATATTTGGGTTTATTATACCATTAATTTTCATTATTAGCCACTCCCTTTATCACTTAACTATTTCCCTATGCTAAGAGCTGAATTTGCCATACCTTTTGCTGAATTAATAACAGTAACATTTGCCTCATATGCTCTTGTAGCTGTAATCATGTCAGTCATCTCTTTCACAATGTTTACATTTGGCATAGCTACATATCCATCTTTATTTGCATTTGGATGATTTGGATTATATACATATTTAAAAGGTGCTTTATCCTCTGCTATTTTTAATACTCTTACTCCATTTCCTATTTCAGAGTCATTTTCATTCGACATATTCATTGGTATTTTAAATTCTGTGTTTTTTCTAGCTTGAAATATTACCTCTTTTCTTCTATAAGGAGTTCCATTTTTAGTTACAGTTGTATTTGCATTGGCAATATTTTCTGAGATCACATCCATCCTTAATCTTTCTGCAGTTAATCCTGATGCACTTGTATTAATTATTCCAAAAATCCCCATTTAAATCACCCCTTTATTTCCCTTTTATCACACTCTTTAATATGAAAAAATTTTGAGTTAATCTTGTTGCTGCAAATTGATATCTAATATTATTTTTTGCAAGCTCCCCTTGTTCTTTTTCTATATCAACACTATTTCCATCATTTCTCATTGTAGTATTATCTTCTCTAATAATCTTTGCTCCAATATTTTCTAAACTTGGAGTTGAATTAATTTCAAAATGTTTTGAATTTGTCGTAACTCCTTTTATTTTTTCACTATTATCTTTTGACAGGGTTTCTCTTAAAATAGATTCAAACTGAATATCCTCTCTCTTATAATTAGGAGTATTCACATTAGCTATATTATTAGCCAATACATTTGCTCTTTTTGAATAAGCATCCAACCCTTTTTCTAGGATAGTGATATTATTACTAAACAATTTCATTTTTTTCGCCCCCGTAAAATTAAAATGTTTTTTATTATATTTATTATTTATCAACTTTATTTTTCTTTTTATTCTTATATAATATAATATATATCACAATTATTACAAAAGAAATAACTATAACATAAATAGCTGCTTTATGTGAGTATTTTTTTATTAATTCTAGATTATTTCCAACTAAATACCCTATATATGCCAACACGGCATTCCACAATCCAGCTCCAAGAAAAGTATATAATGCAAACTTCCACTTTTTCATTTTTGTAAGACCTGCTGGAAAAGATATATATTGTCTAACTACTGTTATTAATCTTCCTATAAAAGTACTAATAGCTCCATGTTCATTAAAATATTCTTCTACCTTCATAAATCTTTTTTCTGTTAATCCAAAATATTTTCCAAACTTCAATACAAATTTTCTTCCATATATTAAAGCTATATAATAATTTAAAAAAGAGCCCATTAAACTTCCTATAATTCCACTAATAATAACTAAATATAAGTTCATTTGCCCTTGTGCTGCCAAATAGCCTGCTGGCGGTATTATAACTTCACTTGGGAAAGGAACAAAAGAACTCTCTAATGCCATGAAAAATATAATTCCTGGATATCCCATTATCCCTACAATATTCATTAACCCACTAAAAATATTTACTAACATCTCTATTCTCCATTTTCTCTATACTTCAAATAATCTATTGCCATTAAATATCCATAATATGAAAATCCTGTAATTTGCCCAATTGCTATAGGTGCAGTAACAGATTTATGTCTAAATTTTTCCCTCTTATACACATTAGAAATATGAACTTCTACAAACGGAATATTTACAGCAGCCAACGCATCTCTTATAGCTATACTATAATGAGTAAAAGCTGCAGGATTAATTATTATATAATCCACTGCATTATCATAAGCTTCTTGAATTTTATCTACAATTTCTCCTTCATGATTTGATTGATAAATTTCAATATCTATATTTTCTCTTTTTGCTTTATTTTTTATAATATTATTTATATCATCAAAATTTTTATTCCCATAAATTCCAGGTTCTCTTTTTCCTAACATATTTAAATTTACACCATGTATCACTAAAACCTTCATTAATTTCCTCCTAAATATTTAATCTTTCATATGAAAAATTAAATATAACTATAATAAACTATACTCATTTATTACTAATTTAAATTTACACCCTAAAAAATTTGCAGATTTTTTTGATATAACCATTCTTGATAAAAATATTTCAAAATATTCCATAACTTGTGATATTTGAGTATCAATTGATAACTCTAATGAAATAATTTTTTCCTCTTTATTTACTACTACAGATGAATGAATTGCTGCATAATTTACTCTATCATGTATATCAAATGATAGTTGATCCGTTCCTCTAACTCTTGAACGATGAA is a window from the Haliovirga abyssi genome containing:
- the fliF gene encoding flagellar basal-body MS-ring/collar protein FliF, whose translation is MDETIKKIIEKAKSIWEGLSKIKKILIIVSIVATMIFTILFSMASSRTNYEPLFTELTAKDASLIKADLDKKGVKYKISQGGTAIEVDSKEKYSLRLDLAKDGVVPTGGTVGFEIFDKAKIGSTDFDKKMMFLRAQKGELERTIAALSQVKKAVVNITPAEDSPFAEDRVSAKASILVQLQPLGKLTEENVKGIMLLAVSSVEGLTIDNVEVIDSNGNILSDNITINKNSSEFNDKKLQLQNKMEKELERKVTGLLSVLGAGNYRVKVAVSLDFDKQLTNKEEYTTPTISGEQSTQGLVRSKQENNEIYKGTGDGNASGVPGTSSNIPGYVATDSSKNGKEYSKNNNTVNYELNKTNSQYEKSLGSIKKLNVSVVLNENSDYFKKTKFNDNERTKFQNMVKAAINFDDNRGDKINIDVIPFDTKTIDKFQHVIETQQKYQKYIVIGVIASIILIIALVIIYFVMKKAEEKRLREKERRAVEELIPEMEEVALGEQLTVEEQERKEKEEQIKNIAKQKPEEVAGLIRTWLLQD
- the fliE gene encoding flagellar hook-basal body complex protein FliE, yielding MKINGIINPNILGDISNKKNKQEAETSFSNVLKGIVEDANNLQKDANLKTQNFVSGKIDNIQEVMVAGQKAEIAMSFVIEVRNKLLDAYQEFSRMQV
- the flgC gene encoding flagellar basal body rod protein FlgC, with product MGIFGIINTSASGLTAERLRMDVISENIANANTTVTKNGTPYRRKEVIFQARKNTEFKIPMNMSNENDSEIGNGVRVLKIAEDKAPFKYVYNPNHPNANKDGYVAMPNVNIVKEMTDMITATRAYEANVTVINSAKGMANSALSIGK
- the flgB gene encoding flagellar basal body rod protein FlgB, whose product is MKLFSNNITILEKGLDAYSKRANVLANNIANVNTPNYKREDIQFESILRETLSKDNSEKIKGVTTNSKHFEINSTPSLENIGAKIIREDNTTMRNDGNSVDIEKEQGELAKNNIRYQFAATRLTQNFFILKSVIKGK
- a CDS encoding DedA family protein, which encodes MLVNIFSGLMNIVGIMGYPGIIFFMALESSFVPFPSEVIIPPAGYLAAQGQMNLYLVIISGIIGSLMGSFLNYYIALIYGRKFVLKFGKYFGLTEKRFMKVEEYFNEHGAISTFIGRLITVVRQYISFPAGLTKMKKWKFALYTFLGAGLWNAVLAYIGYLVGNNLELIKKYSHKAAIYVIVISFVIIVIYIILYKNKKKNKVDK
- the aroQ gene encoding type II 3-dehydroquinate dehydratase codes for the protein MKVLVIHGVNLNMLGKREPGIYGNKNFDDINNIIKNKAKRENIDIEIYQSNHEGEIVDKIQEAYDNAVDYIIINPAAFTHYSIAIRDALAAVNIPFVEVHISNVYKREKFRHKSVTAPIAIGQITGFSYYGYLMAIDYLKYRENGE